One window from the genome of Pyxicephalus adspersus chromosome 6, UCB_Pads_2.0, whole genome shotgun sequence encodes:
- the TGM1 gene encoding protein-glutamine gamma-glutamyltransferase K: MSRGSERKKSWWLSCCSCCSSTREDVEVYGRTPGDRPGGDRDTGGNRNTDGPDRDRDNKPGSNLDDLPISAGGPLKIQKVDLLKSRTGENRRSHHTDEYEYDDLIIRRGQPFQICVTFQKEFGRNDQICILLQQGNSQAITLPLVKEFDEGNWGCQLAEASGQNAVFWVNTSAQAPVGKYLLSVKSSGGICSDASLKVYILFNPWCKLDSVFLDNDAWRQEYVLNEYGKIYYGTEHQIGERSWNYGQFDKGVLDSVMYILDRGGIAPASRGDPISVSRCISALVNSMDDNGVVAGSWSGEYADGVNPVSWVGSVDILLRYHQSGTSVKYGQCWVFAAVTTTVLRCIGIPGRTITNFASAHDTDGNLIFDVYFDENMKPIEDKNSDSVWNYHCWNDCWMRRPDLPAGYDGWQAIDATPQETSNGVYCCGPSPLLAIKNGLVNIKYDTGFIFAEVNSDKVFYQRQPNGKFKKVHVEERAVGHHISTKAVGSNAREDITYLYKHPEGSAAEREAVRTAAKYGNKPLAEVDTEEICDVSLSIDSQDGINMGSDINVRILLKNGSSSPRSVSLSMAVAVMFYNGVCKESFKNETCNVTLSPGETKAVGMLIPYSEYRTQLVDQSAMMLTVSGIVKENGQKLAKQHTFRARTPDLVIKVHGDPVVGQQIVAEIIFQNPLQTTLHNACFHVEGPGLQRPKVVQVGDIGPLKTVSITERFTPRRPGVRQLVASLESNEMSQVHGVTEITVRDK, translated from the exons ATGTCCCGTGGATCAGAAAGAAAGAAGTCATGGTGGCTGAGTTGCTGTTCATGTTGCTCAAGTACTAGAGAAGATGTAGAAGTATATGGAAGAACACCAGGAGATAGACCTGGAGGAGACAGGGATACAGGAGGAAACAGAAATACAGATGGACCTGACAGGGACCGTGATAACAAACCAGGAAGCAATCTAGATGACCTGCCTATATCTGCAG gAGGACCACTGAAAATTCAGAAAGTGGATCTTCTCAAATCGCGGACTGGAGAAAATCGACGATCCCATCACACTGATGAATATGAATATGATGATTTAATTATAAGAAGAGGACAGCCATTCCAGATCTGTGTCACATTCCAAAAAGAGTTTGGCAGGAATGACCAGATTTGCATCTTGCTTCAACAAG GAAACTCCCAGGCAATTACCTTACCCCTGGTAAAGGAGTTTGATGAAGGAAACTGGGGATGTCAACTGGCAGAAGCCAGTGGACAGAACGCCGTTTTCTGGGTGAACACTTCAGCCCAGGCTCCTGTTGGAAAATACCTGCTCAGTGTGAAAAGTAGTGGAGGAATATGCAGTGACGCTAGCCTGAAGGTTTACATACTGTTTAATCCTTGGTGTAAAT TGGATTCTGTATTCCTGGATAATGACGCATGGAGACAGGAATATGTTCTCAATGAATATGGAAAAATTTACTATGGTACAGAACATCAAATTGGTGAACGTTCATGGAACTATGGACAG TTCGATAAAGGAGTTCTGGATTCTGTTATGTACATACTGGACCGTGGTGGTATTGCACCTGCATCAAGAGGAGATCCCATAAGTGTCTCTCGATGCATTTCTGCTTTG GTAAATTCTATGGATGACAATGGAGTTGTTGCTGGAAGCTGGTCTGGTGAATATGCTGATGGTGTGAATCCAGTTTCCTGGGTTGGCAGTGTGGATATTCTGCTCCGATACCACCAATCTGGGACCTCTGTGAAATATGGACAGTGCTGGGTATTTGCAGCTGTCACCACTACAG tgCTACGCTGCATTGGAATCCCTGGACGTACCATCACCAATTTTGCCTCTGCTCATGACACTGATGGCAACTTAATATTTGATGTGTATTTTGATGAAAATATGAAGCCAATAGAAGACAAAAACAGTGATTCAGTCTG gaattatCATTGCTGGAATGACTGTTGGATGAGACGTCCAGACCTGCCTGCAGGGTACGATGGATGGCAGGCCATTGATGCCACTCCTCAAGAGACCAGCAATG gTGTATACTGCTGTGGTCCATCTCCTCTTTTGGCCATAAAGAATGGCTTAGTGAATATTAAATATGATACTGGATTCATCTTTGCTGAG GTAAACAGTGACAAGGTGTTCTACCAACGACAGCCAAATGGCAAGTTTAAGAAGGTCCATGTGGAGGAACGTGCTGTGGGACACCATATCAGCACCAAAGCTGTAGGATCAAATGCAAGAGAGGACATCACTTACCTGTACAAGCATCCAGAAG GCTCTGCTGCAGAACGTGAAGCCGTGCGCACAGCTGCGAAGTATGGCAACAAGCCTCTGGCAGAAGTTGACACAGAGGAAATATGTGATGTTTCCCTTAGCATTGATTCACAAGATGGAATCAATATGGGCAGTGACATCAATGTCCGTATCTTGCTGAAAAATGGCAGCAGTAGTCCACGGTCGGTGTCCTTATCCATGGCTGTCGCAGTTATGTTCTATAACGGTGTCTGCAAAGAGTCATTTAAGAATGAAACCTGCAATGTAACTCTGAGCCCTGGAGAAA CTAAGGCGGTTGGAATGCTGATACCTTACAGCGAGTATCGTACACAGTTGGTGGATCAGTCCGCCATGATGTTAACAGTGTCTGGAATTGTGAAAGAAAATGGACAGAAATTGGCAAAACAACACACCTTTAGAGCACGAACCCCAGATCTCGTCATTAAG GTGCATGGTGATCCTGTGGTGGGCCAACAGATTGTAGCAGAAATCATATTCCAGAACCCTCTTCAGACAACATTGCACAATGCTTGCTTCCACGTAGAAGGGCCTGGTCTTCAAAGGCCGAAAGTTGTACAAGTTGG AGACATTGGGCCTTTGAAAACAGTCTCTATCACAGAACGCTTCACACCTCGGCGCCCCGGAGTGCGTCAGCTTGTGGCTAGTTTGGAAAGTAATGAGATGAGTCAAGTACATGGAGTTACTGAAATCACCGTGCGAGACAAGTAA